The Geomonas ferrireducens genome includes a window with the following:
- the rnhA gene encoding ribonuclease HI translates to MQVEIFCDGACSGNPGVGGWGSILRYGDKVKELSGADGETTNNRMEMSAAIGALEALTRPCDVVVTTDSQYLVKGMTEWIHGWVKRGWVNSKKEPVLNRELWERLMALSKTHRITWVWVRGHNGHVENERCDELARAAIDSYRLGVRS, encoded by the coding sequence ATGCAAGTTGAGATCTTCTGTGACGGCGCCTGCAGCGGCAACCCCGGCGTCGGCGGATGGGGCAGCATCCTGCGCTACGGCGACAAGGTGAAGGAGCTTTCCGGGGCCGACGGGGAAACCACCAACAACCGCATGGAGATGAGCGCGGCTATCGGTGCCCTCGAGGCGCTCACACGTCCCTGCGACGTGGTCGTCACCACCGACTCCCAATACCTGGTAAAGGGGATGACCGAGTGGATCCACGGCTGGGTTAAGCGCGGGTGGGTCAACTCGAAGAAGGAGCCGGTGCTGAACCGGGAACTCTGGGAGCGCCTCATGGCCCTCTCCAAGACGCACAGGATCACCTGGGTCTGGGTGCGCGGCCACAACGGCCACGTCGAGAACGAGCGCTGCGACGAACTCGCGCGTGCGGCGATCGACAGCTACCGCCTGGGCGTGAGGAGTTAG
- a CDS encoding HNH endonuclease has protein sequence MDYFIIEVSEEEIRREREKGRELRRTQWWKNRVAKGVCHWCRGKFSPDQLSMDHIVPVIRGGKSARGNVVPCCKECNNKKKHMLPIEWQEYLEQMGTGEGEPSRGE, from the coding sequence ATGGATTACTTCATCATCGAGGTCTCCGAGGAGGAGATCCGGCGCGAACGCGAGAAGGGGCGTGAGCTGAGGCGCACCCAGTGGTGGAAGAACCGGGTTGCCAAGGGGGTGTGTCACTGGTGCCGCGGGAAGTTCTCCCCCGACCAGCTTTCGATGGACCATATCGTGCCGGTGATCCGCGGCGGCAAATCCGCGCGGGGCAACGTGGTCCCCTGCTGCAAGGAATGCAACAACAAGAAGAAGCACATGCTCCCCATCGAGTGGCAGGAATACCTCGAACAGATGGGGACGGGGGAGGGTGAGCCTTCCCGTGGAGAATGA